The following proteins come from a genomic window of Lemur catta isolate mLemCat1 chromosome 4, mLemCat1.pri, whole genome shotgun sequence:
- the MALL gene encoding MAL-like protein — protein MASRDPPATTYAPPDAAPSGVALFITIPYAFFLPELVFGFWVWVLVAATQVASPLLQGWVIYVSLTSFLISLILLLSYVVGFYKRFESWRVLDSLYHGTTAILYMSAAVLQVNATIISESDNLSHYYINTAASFFAFLTTLMYILHAFSVYYH, from the exons ATGGCCTCCCGCGACCCGCCCGCCACCACCTACGCCCCTCCGGACGCCGCGCCCTCGGGGGTCGCTCTGTTCATCACCATCCCCTACGCCTTCTTCCTGCCGGAGCTG GTATTCGGGTTCTGGGTCTGGGTCCTGGTCGCTGCCACCCAGGTCGCAAGCCCGCTGCTGCAAGGATGGGTGATATATGTCTCGCTCACCTCGTTCCTCATCTCCTTGATTCTCCTCTTGTCTTACGTGGTTGGATTTTATAAAAGATTCGAGTCCTGGAGAGTTCTG GACAGCCTGTACCACGGGACCACTGCCATCCTGTACATGAGCGCCGCCGTCTTACAAGTGAATGCCACGATCATTTCTGAATCCGACAACCTGAGCCACTACTACATCAACACCGCAGCCTCG TTCTTCGCCTTCCTCACCACGCTGATGTACATCCTCCATGCCTTCAGCGTCTACTACCACTGA